The DNA segment TATAATCTTTTTGAATTTAATCAAAATAAAAAATATTTTACCATAAATCAACATAAACTTCAAACTTATATCGATTTTTTGTGTTAACACTTATTATACAATATTTCTTTATGGTACAAAACAAGCTACCTCAGAATAATATGAAATAAACATGTATAGGAGATGAAATAACGTTCATGACAAATCCATTTGATGCTCAAAGTAAAGAGACATATGACGCACAACTCAACGATTATCCGCTTTACCCGGAGCAATATTCACCATATCAATATGAAGAAACAATTGCGCCGATGATAAGGCCAAACGATCCTCCTCCGCTTCTAAGCAACAATCCAGCGTCAGCGTCAATATCGCTATTTAAAGAATTGACAGCCTATGCAAACTATGGCAATCCAAGCAGGAATGCAGATATATTATACACCGGAAACCAGGGAACATGGACATTTGATTTGCCGGCATTTTTATTTGTACCAGGCAATCTTAGGGCCAGAATAATTATACGTTCAGTCCTTGATGACCATTATACTGTACCCGTAACCAATTACTCAGCCAGAATAACTATTAATGGTATTGTCGTACATAACGGTCGAGTGCCTCTTGAGCACGGAACACCCGCACGCAGTATCTTCACGAATTGGCGTGATCTGCCTTTTAATATTACAAATTTAAGGCGAAATAATAGGATTACGATTCAAAATACATCTTCAGCCGGTGTGAATGACTGGATAGCTTTTGACTGGATGGAAATAAGGTTTCTCCCAAGATAAATAGAATCAAACATCTAACAATAAAAAAATCGATATCCGGCTTTCATTTACTGAAAAACCGGATATCGATAAATAGTTATTACTCAATTTCAGTCGGAATTAAAACAATCTCGCTACTTGCTGTCTGTATATCTTTCTGCAATTTCAATAGCTTTTTTAACCATATTACCACAGTCTCTTGACGAAACATCGCCCCAACCGTTTGTCTTAACAATATCATATACACCAAGTTCTTCAGCTATTTCACTTTTTAATTTATCAGACATTATACTTTTGCGCCTACTCATTTAAATTCCTCCTTATAGTTCAAAAGTGAACCATAAATATTTTGCCCATTATTGAACCTTAAATTTTTATTGAGCAAATATGAAATTGTTTATTTATTGGAAAATGATAAAAATCATTCAAATTCTTGAAGGCCCATTGCATGGTAATCATCTTTAGTAATTGTATATTTTATCCTAAGCCCTTTTTCCTTTTGAAATTTGTATAAAGACTGTTTTAAATTATCTTCATAGATTCCCGTATTTTTACCTTTAAAATAGCCAAGCTCTTTAAGCCTCTGCTGCACTGCAAGGACATCTGCTCCCCTGTCACCGGGTCTCAGTTCCCTAAACCCTGTTCCGAATGGGCCGTAAGATCCATCCTCAATGATTACTGGTGTGCCTATTGAAACTAAATTATATAATTCTTTTATATCTTTATTTAACATTCTAATGCATCCGTGGCTTGCAGCGCTGCCAATCGATCCCTCTTGAGTTGTACCATGTATTCCATATTTACCCCAAATAACATTTAGTCCAAGCCATCTCCCTCCGAAGCCTTCACCCCAATCACTTTTTTCAACTATTTGCCATTGTCCTATCGGAGATGGCCAACCAGGTCTTCCTGATGCGATTGGATATTTTTTATACATCTATTGTTCTGAAATAAATATAATCTTTTATCTTCAATATTTACAAGAATTAAACTGCTTGTATTATTTTTTGCTGCAAATATAATATTTATTGAGCTAGGCAAGCTAAACAATATAAAAACACTTATTATTACTAGTATAATTAAAGAAATGAATATAAAAAATTTTTTTTGGATGTATATAAGCCGCATCTTCCATCTCCCCTATAAAATAAAATATATGAGTGTATATTTTTTTATAGAATATTTATAAAAGAAGAGGCTACAATGAATTTATTAAAATAATTTTCCCGATATTAAAAAAAGTACGATCTAAAAGTCGTACTTTTTAAAAATTATGATTAATTTTCTATTCTGTTTTATAGGAAATATTTAATTCAAATATATTATTATTTTCAAAAACAAATGGAATACTGATTATTCTTGCTTTTTCAACATGATATTGAATATTTTGTCCCGTAAGAATAGTTGGAGGCGTAATATCGATCTCAATACCCATTTCCGAAAGCTTTGTAGCTGCATTCCCCATCATCATGTTACACAATTCGCATACTGCGCTTTCTGACATCATATCCATTTCTTTTATTTCCTGTTCCATCAACATAATGGCCGCTATTTTATAAGCAAGGTCATAGGTCATATTTACAACGACATTACCGCGAAGTTTTCCGGTTATACCAATTAATATTACAACATCTTTGCAGTTACATGGTTGATCCTTTAGAACAATATCATCTGTTTTAAATGTTAAACCAGTTATATCTTTTATAATTGACGACGCCGATTTGACAAAACACTCCGTTAGAACTTTATCCATATTTACCCCTCAAATCCTATTATCTATATTATAATATTGTAATACTTATTTCTTATTATGTCGATAACAATCGGTTTATGTTTTTGATAAATTGTATCAATATATAACTACAGCGTTCTAGTTCTTGCAATTTTCACTAATCTTACAAGGGATGAGACTAAAAGTATAGCCACAGATAATGCACCAGCAATCCCAAGCGTATGTAACCCGGATTCAAGAAATGCCAAAGTATCGCCTTTTAAACAATGCTGCATCGTGTTATAAATCCCCCCACCAGGAACGAGCGGTAAAAGTGCTACAAGAAGTATTGTTGTAACAGGCGTTTTAAGAATTCTTGCCATTACTTCCGCATAAATTGATATGATAATTGTAGCTATAAAATATTGCAATATATCATTGTTTAAAA comes from the Bacillota bacterium genome and includes:
- a CDS encoding L,D-transpeptidase family protein, translated to MYKKYPIASGRPGWPSPIGQWQIVEKSDWGEGFGGRWLGLNVIWGKYGIHGTTQEGSIGSAASHGCIRMLNKDIKELYNLVSIGTPVIIEDGSYGPFGTGFRELRPGDRGADVLAVQQRLKELGYFKGKNTGIYEDNLKQSLYKFQKEKGLRIKYTITKDDYHAMGLQEFE
- a CDS encoding chemotaxis protein CheX; the protein is MDKVLTECFVKSASSIIKDITGLTFKTDDIVLKDQPCNCKDVVILIGITGKLRGNVVVNMTYDLAYKIAAIMLMEQEIKEMDMMSESAVCELCNMMMGNAATKLSEMGIEIDITPPTILTGQNIQYHVEKARIISIPFVFENNNIFELNISYKTE
- a CDS encoding alpha/beta-type small acid-soluble spore protein, whose protein sequence is MSRRKSIMSDKLKSEIAEELGVYDIVKTNGWGDVSSRDCGNMVKKAIEIAERYTDSK
- a CDS encoding threonine/serine exporter family protein, whose translation is MHIFLQCIYALLACIGFCFAFNIHKPWHVLFASLGGMLAWFVYISTGFLNNDILQYFIATIIISIYAEVMARILKTPVTTILLVALLPLVPGGGIYNTMQHCLKGDTLAFLESGLHTLGIAGALSVAILLVSSLVRLVKIARTRTL